From Spirosoma agri, one genomic window encodes:
- the mutS gene encoding DNA mismatch repair protein MutS, which yields MKTATVVKPHLKKNETPLNRQYNQIKAKYPGALLLFRVGDFYETFGEDAVRASKILGITLTKRNNGGSNEELAGFPHHSLDTHLPKLVRAGERVAICDQLEDPSVAKGIVRRGVTELVTPGVSFNDNVLDTRRNNYLAAVHFGKADDTFGISFLDISTGEFLASQGNSAYVDKLLQSFNPSEVLYCKRNRQEFGTLFGDKFHTYTLEDWAFTYDFGYNFLKQHFQTTSLKGFGIDGLPDGIIAAGVILHYLNETEHKDLQHITRVTRLEEDRYVWLDRFTIRNLELTVAQQEGGVPLIQILDQTVTPMGARLLRKWLSLPLKEKALIDERLNMVELLTDDVDLSETLVNHLKQIGDLERLVSKVAVRRINPRELLQLKRSLQHVLPIKELLITALSQSESPGRHSGGRHPGSLKKYADQLNPVAFLIDRIEAELREDPPTLSNQGGIIKPGINAELDELTAIAYTGKDYLLQLQEREVQRTGITSLKVAYNKVFGYYLEVTHAHKSRVPEDWIRKQTLVNAERYITPELKEYEDKILNAEEQIFQIESRMFNELILAAGEYVGAIQQNARALSVLDVLGSFARIAVKNKYVRPQITETKVLRIQDGRHPVIEQQLPPGESYIPNDIFLDDETQQIIIITGPNMAGKSALLRQTALIVLMAQSGSFVPASVAEIGIVDKIFTRVGASDNLSRGESTFMVEMTETASILNNLSERSLVLMDEIGRGTSTYDGVSIAWSIAEYLHNKTDCRPKTLFATHYHELNDLATDNSRIKNYNVSVKEMGNKVIFLRKLKEGGSEHSFGIHVAQMAGMPAQIVSRANEILKELESSHGREQNREKIRDAAPRDMGPELALRIIESGDPKSEAIKEKLRTIDVNRLTPIEALLKLNELLKMAE from the coding sequence GTGAAGACAGCCACGGTAGTAAAACCGCATCTAAAGAAGAACGAAACTCCGCTCAACCGCCAATACAACCAGATTAAAGCCAAATATCCCGGTGCGTTGCTGCTCTTCCGTGTCGGTGATTTCTACGAAACATTCGGCGAAGATGCCGTGCGGGCCAGCAAGATTCTGGGCATCACACTGACAAAACGGAACAATGGCGGATCGAACGAAGAGCTGGCTGGTTTCCCGCATCATTCCCTCGATACGCACTTACCCAAGCTCGTTCGGGCGGGTGAACGCGTAGCCATTTGTGATCAGCTGGAAGACCCTTCGGTAGCCAAAGGGATCGTTCGCCGGGGGGTTACGGAGCTGGTAACACCGGGCGTTTCGTTCAACGATAACGTGCTCGATACCCGGCGCAACAACTACCTGGCAGCAGTGCATTTCGGTAAGGCCGATGACACATTCGGCATCTCATTTCTCGATATTTCGACGGGTGAGTTTCTGGCATCACAGGGCAATTCGGCCTATGTTGATAAGTTATTGCAAAGCTTCAATCCATCCGAAGTGCTGTACTGCAAGCGGAACCGGCAGGAGTTTGGCACCCTGTTTGGCGATAAGTTTCATACCTACACGCTCGAAGACTGGGCGTTTACCTACGATTTTGGCTATAATTTCTTAAAACAGCATTTCCAGACAACCTCGCTGAAAGGATTTGGTATTGATGGCTTACCCGATGGTATTATAGCTGCTGGTGTCATCCTGCACTACCTGAACGAAACAGAGCACAAAGACCTTCAGCACATTACACGCGTAACCCGGCTGGAGGAAGACCGCTATGTCTGGCTCGATCGGTTTACGATTCGGAACCTTGAGCTGACCGTTGCCCAGCAGGAGGGGGGCGTTCCCCTGATCCAGATTCTGGACCAGACCGTTACACCGATGGGCGCGCGATTGCTCCGGAAATGGCTCAGTTTACCCCTCAAAGAAAAAGCATTGATCGACGAGCGGCTGAACATGGTTGAACTGCTGACGGACGACGTTGACCTGTCGGAAACGCTCGTCAATCACCTAAAGCAAATCGGCGATCTCGAACGGTTGGTGTCGAAGGTAGCCGTGCGACGCATCAACCCGCGCGAGCTGTTGCAACTCAAACGGTCACTGCAACATGTGCTGCCGATCAAAGAACTGCTCATTACGGCCCTGAGCCAGAGCGAATCGCCTGGCCGGCACTCCGGGGGCCGGCATCCCGGTTCGTTAAAAAAATACGCGGACCAACTTAATCCGGTAGCCTTCCTGATCGACCGGATCGAGGCTGAACTGCGTGAGGATCCGCCGACGCTTTCCAACCAGGGCGGCATCATCAAGCCGGGTATCAACGCCGAACTGGATGAGTTGACCGCCATTGCGTATACGGGCAAGGATTATCTATTACAGCTACAGGAACGCGAAGTGCAGCGTACGGGCATTACGTCCCTGAAAGTCGCTTACAATAAAGTGTTCGGTTATTACCTGGAAGTGACCCATGCGCACAAAAGTCGCGTGCCGGAAGACTGGATCCGGAAGCAGACGCTGGTCAATGCCGAGCGGTACATTACGCCGGAGCTTAAGGAATATGAAGATAAGATTCTGAACGCTGAAGAGCAGATCTTTCAGATCGAATCCCGGATGTTCAATGAGCTGATTCTGGCGGCTGGCGAATACGTCGGAGCTATTCAGCAGAACGCTCGTGCCTTGTCGGTATTGGATGTGCTGGGCTCCTTTGCGCGGATAGCCGTCAAAAACAAGTACGTGCGGCCACAGATCACGGAGACCAAAGTGCTGCGTATTCAGGACGGTCGCCATCCGGTTATTGAGCAGCAACTGCCCCCCGGCGAATCGTACATTCCAAACGACATTTTTCTGGATGATGAAACACAGCAGATCATTATTATCACCGGACCGAACATGGCCGGAAAATCGGCGCTGCTGCGGCAAACGGCACTGATTGTCCTGATGGCTCAGTCGGGGAGTTTTGTGCCGGCGTCGGTTGCCGAGATCGGAATTGTTGATAAAATTTTCACGCGGGTAGGCGCATCCGATAACCTGTCGCGGGGAGAAAGTACGTTCATGGTCGAAATGACCGAAACGGCCAGTATCCTCAACAACCTCAGCGAGCGTAGTCTGGTACTAATGGATGAAATTGGCCGGGGTACGAGTACGTACGACGGGGTGTCGATTGCCTGGTCCATTGCCGAATACCTCCATAACAAGACGGATTGCCGCCCGAAGACGCTGTTTGCCACGCACTACCACGAACTGAACGACCTGGCTACCGACAACTCCCGGATTAAAAATTACAATGTGTCCGTCAAGGAAATGGGCAACAAAGTGATTTTCCTGCGGAAGCTGAAAGAAGGCGGATCGGAGCATAGTTTCGGGATACACGTGGCGCAAATGGCCGGTATGCCCGCTCAGATCGTAAGCCGGGCCAATGAGATACTGAAAGAACTCGAATCGTCGCACGGGCGCGAACAGAATCGGGAAAAAATTCGGGATGCTGCCCCCCGCGACATGGGACCGGAACTGGCGTTGCGAATCATCGAATCCGGCGACCCGAAATCAGAAGCGATCAAAGAAAAGCTGCGCACGATTGATGTAAACCGGCTGACACCTATTGAAGCGTTGCTGAAACTGAATGAGCTGTTGAAGATGGCGGAGTGA
- a CDS encoding sensor histidine kinase, with the protein MLPRSTVPPLFIVSLLLSIGTGVLIYVNWSAIPAATLVAIPSLRWVALFLLALSSQFLLGFSLWWLLRRRQRSVVQTEVLHSIVHEFQTPITAIRMAADILDSPIARNQPERTEKYVRIIREETERLQHQVETMLTLARADRNTLTLNHEPVHVHHLLHSIAERHGDYLALNLISTDVHVLADRLHLTNVLHNLIDNALKYSADNPEITLFTKVNADGLTITVRDRGVGIAPKLLTQIFQPFFRVHDQNQPSVKGFGLGLSYVQRIIQAHNWAIWVKSDLGHGSDFIIQIPPSSLLPVLPDPIRTKKATSE; encoded by the coding sequence ATGTTGCCACGGTCTACAGTCCCTCCTCTTTTTATAGTCTCCCTTCTGCTGTCGATTGGTACGGGCGTGTTGATCTATGTCAACTGGTCGGCAATTCCCGCAGCTACGTTGGTAGCCATTCCATCGCTTCGCTGGGTGGCGCTATTTCTCCTCGCGCTGTCATCACAGTTTCTGCTTGGCTTCTCGCTATGGTGGTTATTACGCCGTCGTCAGCGGTCGGTGGTACAGACCGAAGTACTCCATTCGATTGTGCACGAATTTCAGACGCCCATTACGGCCATCCGGATGGCAGCCGATATTCTGGATTCGCCCATCGCCCGAAACCAGCCGGAGCGGACGGAAAAATACGTGCGTATTATTCGCGAAGAAACCGAGCGGCTCCAGCATCAGGTTGAAACCATGCTGACCCTGGCCCGCGCCGATCGAAACACGTTAACACTAAATCACGAGCCGGTTCACGTCCATCACCTTCTGCACTCCATCGCCGAACGTCATGGTGACTATCTGGCGTTGAATCTGATCAGCACTGATGTACACGTACTGGCCGACCGGCTTCATCTGACCAATGTACTGCACAATCTGATTGACAACGCGCTAAAATACAGTGCCGACAATCCTGAGATCACCCTCTTCACCAAAGTAAACGCCGACGGTCTGACGATAACGGTGCGTGATCGTGGTGTTGGCATTGCGCCCAAGTTATTGACCCAGATTTTCCAGCCTTTTTTTCGGGTTCACGACCAGAATCAGCCGAGTGTAAAAGGGTTCGGATTGGGGCTGAGTTACGTGCAGCGTATCATTCAAGCGCACAATTGGGCGATCTGGGTGAAAAGTGACCTCGGCCACGGCAGTGATTTTATTATTCAGATACCCCCTTCATCCTTATTACCGGTTTTACCCGACCCAATTCGAACAAAAAAAGCGACGTCGGAATAA
- a CDS encoding PH domain-containing protein, with product MLPQSEPVLPFRVTFNPIIRTYLLLYVSFCLLVSVVGILLLPIWLLGVGQWWSSHYFRKLDCELSEHSLRFRKGILVEVEKTIPLENIQDVTFVAGPLLRYFDLCILKFETAGQSPNQAHNMELIGIIDAQTFRSRILNQRQKLIAVRTSQQPVDTDQTLLADIRDTLHDIRRLIQANLNQTNA from the coding sequence ATGCTCCCTCAATCCGAACCAGTGCTTCCGTTCAGGGTCACGTTCAATCCAATCATCCGGACGTACCTATTGCTGTATGTATCGTTCTGTCTGCTTGTCTCTGTTGTTGGTATCCTTCTCCTCCCAATCTGGCTGCTGGGTGTAGGTCAGTGGTGGAGTAGTCATTACTTCAGGAAGCTTGACTGCGAATTATCGGAGCATTCCTTACGCTTCCGCAAGGGTATTCTGGTCGAAGTTGAAAAAACGATCCCACTCGAAAACATTCAGGACGTTACCTTTGTGGCGGGCCCATTGCTGCGCTACTTTGATCTTTGCATTTTAAAATTCGAAACCGCCGGGCAGAGTCCCAATCAGGCTCACAACATGGAGCTCATCGGCATCATCGATGCACAGACGTTTCGGTCCCGGATTCTTAACCAGCGGCAGAAACTGATCGCGGTCCGAACCAGCCAGCAACCGGTCGATACGGATCAGACGCTGCTTGCCGACATTCGGGATACGCTGCACGACATCCGGCGGTTAATACAGGCTAATCTCAATCAAACAAATGCATAA
- a CDS encoding RNA methyltransferase, which produces MHKLSLDELNRLSVVDFKESEKFPYCLILDDIRSLNNVGSVFRTADAFRADTLYLCGITGQPPHRDITKTALGATESVSWTYVADVVSLVRQLQAAGWVVAAIEQAAGSTSLSDFEPEPNKRYAFVFGNEVTGVRDDLIQLADLVLEIPQFGTKHSLNIAVTAGIVCWDFIQKI; this is translated from the coding sequence ATGCATAAACTTTCCCTCGACGAACTCAATCGTTTATCGGTCGTTGACTTTAAAGAATCCGAGAAATTCCCCTATTGTCTGATCCTGGATGATATCCGCAGCCTCAATAACGTTGGGTCGGTCTTTCGGACGGCGGATGCGTTTCGGGCAGACACGTTGTATCTCTGCGGCATCACCGGTCAGCCACCCCACCGTGATATTACGAAAACGGCGTTGGGCGCTACCGAGTCCGTTTCCTGGACCTACGTAGCCGATGTTGTATCACTGGTCAGGCAGTTACAGGCAGCAGGCTGGGTCGTGGCAGCAATCGAGCAGGCAGCGGGCAGTACGTCACTGAGCGATTTTGAACCGGAGCCAAACAAACGATACGCGTTTGTGTTTGGTAACGAGGTGACTGGCGTACGGGATGACCTTATTCAGCTGGCCGATCTAGTGCTTGAAATTCCGCAATTTGGCACGAAGCACTCCCTAAACATAGCGGTCACAGCCGGTATCGTCTGCTGGGATTTCATCCAGAAAATATAA
- a CDS encoding Rad52/Rad22 family DNA repair protein, whose product MNLNVLTAPLTPQEVEWRVQSQTKDGQKIVVVPYITNRCVMQRFDDQFGWAGWQNEIKEIEGGFLCTITAVLPGGEIVRKTDGASRTSVEPVKGGISDAMKRCAVQFGLGRALYDFPKVLIQTTDKYIPDWATPLLDKMVEKINAGGIVRDVVVLKPEHAKPAAKAV is encoded by the coding sequence ATGAACTTAAACGTATTAACAGCTCCACTCACTCCTCAGGAAGTTGAATGGCGGGTACAAAGTCAGACGAAAGACGGGCAAAAAATTGTTGTTGTACCCTACATAACCAACCGGTGTGTCATGCAGCGATTCGACGATCAGTTCGGCTGGGCAGGCTGGCAGAACGAGATCAAGGAAATTGAAGGCGGTTTTCTGTGCACGATCACGGCAGTTTTGCCCGGTGGCGAAATCGTTCGGAAAACGGACGGGGCCAGCCGCACGAGTGTCGAGCCGGTAAAAGGAGGGATCAGCGATGCCATGAAGCGGTGTGCTGTCCAGTTCGGATTAGGCCGCGCCTTGTATGATTTCCCCAAGGTTTTGATTCAAACGACTGACAAATACATTCCCGACTGGGCAACGCCCTTGCTCGACAAGATGGTCGAAAAAATAAACGCGGGCGGTATCGTTCGGGATGTGGTGGTGCTGAAGCCCGAACATGCGAAACCGGCTGCCAAAGCGGTCTGA
- a CDS encoding LolA-like protein, which translates to MRKQLITLVALVAIPALTFAQTADEVINKHIAALGGADKVAAVKTMDFEQSMSLQGMELTSKSTFVIGKSFRNDISVMGQQITNVIDGDKGWMVNPMAGGTAAQDMPADALKAAKSATEPPMFQLAYAKANKLPYELVGKEKYNNKDAFNIKLTRPEGVFNYFVDAANYQLLGMKGMVNMGGQQSETSATYSDYKPVDGLSVPYTSEVTAPQIPGSITAKITKINVNGTIDPSVFNKPK; encoded by the coding sequence ATGAGAAAACAACTGATTACCCTTGTTGCCCTGGTGGCGATTCCGGCACTGACCTTTGCGCAAACGGCCGATGAAGTAATTAACAAGCATATTGCGGCCCTGGGTGGAGCCGACAAAGTGGCAGCGGTTAAGACGATGGATTTTGAGCAGTCGATGTCGCTTCAGGGGATGGAACTGACCTCAAAAAGCACGTTCGTCATCGGTAAATCATTCCGCAACGACATCTCGGTGATGGGCCAGCAGATTACCAACGTTATCGACGGCGACAAAGGCTGGATGGTTAATCCAATGGCGGGGGGCACTGCTGCGCAGGATATGCCCGCCGATGCCCTTAAAGCCGCGAAGAGCGCAACTGAACCACCGATGTTTCAGTTGGCTTACGCAAAAGCCAATAAACTTCCTTACGAGCTGGTGGGCAAGGAAAAGTACAACAACAAGGATGCGTTCAACATTAAACTGACCCGTCCTGAAGGTGTGTTCAACTATTTTGTGGACGCGGCCAATTACCAGCTGCTGGGCATGAAAGGAATGGTCAACATGGGTGGTCAGCAAAGCGAAACGTCAGCTACGTATTCGGACTATAAGCCCGTAGATGGCCTTTCGGTCCCGTACACCAGTGAAGTTACGGCTCCGCAGATTCCTGGCTCCATTACAGCAAAAATCACCAAGATCAACGTGAATGGCACGATCGATCCCTCGGTTTTTAACAAACCTAAGTAA
- a CDS encoding M28 family peptidase, whose protein sequence is MQYFSLRKTTSLAITLAFGAITAQAQSTAAPSLTGFIPARQAAQTKLESDFKTKQSTDAFKQHLIKLSSVPHITGSKENEQVRDYIAETMRKAGWQVDIYPHDVLLPKGPGDIAVELVEPTRQPLNIREFLFKEDKYSSDPRLTPGYNAWSGSGDVTAEVVYANYGRKEDFEQLKSMGISVKGKIVLARYGGNFRGYKAQWAQAAGAAGVIIFTDPADAGYMRGLTFPEGPFYSESVIQRGSLLTTPYTGDPLTPGEAALPMDAKNTPKRIDQNAVGLHKIPVTPLPYGSATEILKRMTGTKAVPAGWQGGLPYTYRLEGGNGLKVRLMVKQENTIQRIYQVVGTLTGSDFPDEWIIAGCHYDAWSYGATDPNSGTAMLLSMTETMGKLAKAGQRPRRTIKVCHWDAEEPGVIGSAEWSEQFRDELTQKAVAYMNYDAAVSGRTFGASASPSMKKLIIEATQSVQYPDSNKTVYQHWLGHKAAGNPTRVTGSSAPATQAGEPTIGNLGGGSDHIAPYMHIGIPSLSAGMEGPTLYHSQYDDLYFYDKFADPTYKMGPMMEQVVGTMTMRLANADLVPYDVVRYPNDLAVHLKAAEKAIQAYAPTYSIEPVLTVVADLKKNAEACELARQTYLKTGRTDKLVELNKELRLLERSFIDPKGNAFGAWYRSLYASSDPNSGYASWMLPGFLYEASLKSTANLPDLEMRYKKAIQTLSDKLLTLSQGMGSPSAVGGGK, encoded by the coding sequence ATGCAATACTTCTCTTTACGTAAGACGACTTCTCTGGCAATCACGCTGGCATTCGGTGCCATTACGGCGCAGGCGCAGTCAACAGCGGCCCCGTCACTCACTGGATTCATCCCAGCGCGACAGGCTGCACAAACCAAGCTCGAAAGCGACTTCAAAACCAAACAGTCAACGGACGCGTTCAAACAACACCTCATCAAGCTGAGCAGCGTGCCACACATCACCGGCTCGAAAGAAAATGAGCAGGTGCGTGATTACATCGCCGAAACCATGCGCAAGGCAGGCTGGCAGGTTGACATATACCCGCATGATGTGTTACTGCCCAAAGGTCCGGGCGATATTGCCGTCGAACTGGTCGAGCCAACCCGGCAACCCCTGAACATCCGTGAGTTTCTGTTTAAGGAAGATAAGTACAGCAGCGACCCTCGGCTAACACCTGGTTACAATGCCTGGTCGGGATCGGGTGACGTGACCGCCGAAGTTGTCTACGCAAATTACGGTCGCAAGGAGGATTTCGAGCAGCTCAAATCGATGGGCATCTCCGTTAAGGGCAAAATTGTACTGGCCCGCTATGGTGGTAATTTCCGGGGATACAAAGCGCAATGGGCGCAGGCGGCCGGAGCCGCTGGTGTCATTATTTTCACCGATCCAGCCGATGCCGGTTACATGCGGGGCCTGACCTTCCCCGAAGGTCCATTTTACAGCGAGAGTGTTATTCAGCGCGGTTCTCTATTGACGACACCGTATACGGGCGATCCGCTCACACCCGGCGAAGCGGCCCTCCCCATGGACGCCAAAAACACGCCGAAACGAATCGACCAGAACGCGGTCGGGTTGCATAAAATTCCGGTAACGCCCCTCCCCTACGGCTCTGCAACCGAAATTTTGAAGCGCATGACGGGCACCAAAGCCGTTCCGGCGGGCTGGCAGGGCGGTTTACCGTATACCTACCGGCTCGAAGGCGGAAACGGGTTAAAGGTTCGGCTGATGGTGAAGCAGGAAAATACGATTCAGCGCATTTATCAGGTCGTTGGCACATTGACCGGATCGGACTTTCCGGACGAGTGGATCATTGCCGGTTGCCACTATGATGCGTGGTCGTACGGAGCTACCGACCCAAACTCGGGAACGGCGATGCTGCTAAGCATGACCGAAACGATGGGCAAACTGGCCAAAGCCGGTCAACGCCCCCGCCGGACCATCAAGGTTTGCCATTGGGATGCCGAAGAACCCGGTGTGATTGGGTCGGCCGAGTGGAGTGAGCAGTTCCGCGATGAACTGACGCAAAAAGCGGTAGCCTACATGAACTACGACGCAGCCGTTTCGGGTCGGACGTTCGGGGCCAGCGCATCGCCTTCCATGAAGAAACTGATCATCGAAGCGACTCAATCTGTTCAATATCCTGATTCGAATAAAACGGTTTATCAGCACTGGCTGGGTCATAAAGCAGCCGGAAATCCAACGCGGGTTACGGGTTCATCGGCTCCGGCAACACAAGCGGGCGAACCGACAATTGGTAACCTCGGCGGTGGATCGGATCATATTGCGCCCTACATGCACATTGGCATTCCGTCACTCAGTGCGGGTATGGAAGGGCCGACGCTCTACCATTCGCAGTACGATGATTTGTATTTCTACGACAAATTTGCCGACCCGACCTATAAAATGGGGCCGATGATGGAGCAGGTTGTCGGAACAATGACCATGCGACTCGCCAACGCCGACCTCGTTCCCTACGATGTTGTACGATACCCTAACGATCTGGCCGTTCACCTAAAAGCCGCCGAGAAAGCTATTCAGGCCTACGCCCCAACTTACTCGATCGAACCCGTGCTAACCGTCGTTGCTGATCTGAAAAAGAATGCCGAAGCCTGCGAACTAGCGCGGCAGACTTATCTGAAAACGGGTCGTACGGACAAGCTGGTCGAATTAAACAAAGAACTGCGGCTGCTGGAGCGGTCATTCATTGACCCAAAAGGCAATGCATTCGGGGCCTGGTATCGCTCGCTCTACGCGTCGTCGGACCCCAATAGTGGCTATGCTTCGTGGATGCTGCCCGGCTTTTTGTACGAAGCCTCGCTGAAATCGACGGCGAATCTGCCTGACCTGGAAATGCGCTACAAAAAAGCCATTCAAACACTCAGTGACAAGCTCTTAACGCTATCGCAGGGGATGGGTAGCCCATCAGCCGTGGGTGGCGGAAAGTAG
- a CDS encoding nucleoside permease — MLSVTRFKLSVMMFLQFFVWGAWYGQVTKYLETQLHATGIQQGAAFSTFSIAMLVAPFFVGMIADRYFAAQKVLGVLSLLGAAILFYLLQVDDADQFFWVLLLYCLTFAPTLALTTSIAMQQMTSPEKEFPGIRVLGTVSWIVVTNIVGYYGFGDKVTIFQLSMYSSVALGLFAFFLPDTPPKATTATSFSQIMGLDAFKLFKDRSFAIFFLSSVLICIPLSFYYAMANPSLTDGGMQNVENKMSLGQASEVIFMLLIPLAYTRLGVKNMLVVGLVAWIVRFIGFGYGDGGSSEWMLYIAILLHGVCYDFFFVTGQIYTDNKAGAKIKSSAQGLISLATYGIGMGIGSYLSGIVKDMFKTGDTVDWTSFWLVPAGIAAAVLVVFVLLFTDNKRVQTNSDELVPGNL; from the coding sequence ATGCTATCAGTAACCCGCTTTAAACTTTCCGTTATGATGTTCCTCCAGTTTTTTGTGTGGGGAGCCTGGTACGGTCAGGTAACAAAATATCTTGAGACGCAGCTCCATGCTACTGGTATACAACAGGGGGCCGCTTTCTCTACCTTTTCGATTGCCATGCTTGTCGCTCCGTTCTTCGTTGGTATGATCGCCGACCGTTACTTTGCTGCGCAAAAAGTTCTGGGTGTTCTCAGCCTGCTGGGGGCGGCTATTCTGTTCTATCTGCTTCAAGTGGATGATGCTGATCAATTTTTCTGGGTATTGCTCCTTTACTGTCTGACATTTGCCCCAACGCTGGCTTTGACCACGTCTATCGCGATGCAGCAGATGACCAGTCCCGAGAAGGAATTTCCGGGTATTCGTGTGCTGGGAACCGTTTCATGGATCGTTGTAACTAATATTGTTGGCTACTATGGCTTCGGCGACAAAGTGACCATTTTTCAATTGTCGATGTATTCGTCCGTTGCATTGGGCCTGTTTGCCTTCTTTCTGCCCGACACGCCCCCTAAAGCGACAACGGCAACTTCGTTCTCGCAAATTATGGGTCTGGATGCGTTCAAATTATTCAAAGACCGCTCGTTCGCCATTTTCTTTCTCTCATCGGTTCTCATTTGCATTCCCCTGTCGTTCTATTACGCGATGGCCAACCCCTCCCTGACAGATGGTGGCATGCAGAATGTGGAGAATAAAATGTCACTGGGACAGGCATCGGAAGTGATTTTTATGCTGCTTATTCCGTTGGCCTACACACGTCTTGGTGTCAAGAATATGCTGGTTGTGGGACTGGTTGCCTGGATTGTACGGTTTATTGGCTTCGGCTACGGAGATGGTGGGTCAAGCGAATGGATGCTTTACATTGCTATTCTGCTTCATGGCGTTTGCTACGATTTTTTCTTCGTTACGGGTCAGATCTATACGGATAACAAAGCAGGTGCAAAAATTAAATCATCGGCGCAAGGACTCATTTCGCTCGCTACGTACGGTATTGGTATGGGTATCGGTTCTTACCTGTCTGGTATTGTAAAAGATATGTTCAAAACGGGGGATACTGTCGACTGGACTAGTTTTTGGCTTGTTCCGGCGGGTATTGCGGCTGCGGTGCTGGTCGTTTTTGTGCTGCTCTTTACCGACAACAAACGCGTTCAGACCAACAGTGACGAACTGGTGCCGGGAAATTTATGA
- a CDS encoding acyltransferase family protein, giving the protein MKFAYIDALRGVAILSVIWFHCHLYHYSDPAFYSLMDTLGSPAAMGVQLFFVLSAFTLFLSQSQRKDTEHARFNFFIRRFFRIAPMYYVAMAYYLWQDAYSYQQSLSTTIAYNKYGIIANSLLLHGLSPVWINSIIPGGWSVGIEVLFYAMVPYLFTRITTLNRAVLFTTAALLGGFVFTSALSQVPAIQANRQLNEYLFYYLPYQLPVFGCGIVAYYLVIRGERHIRLGVAIFAIGVLAFLILSKTVGKLFIPDLPHTLHLFGSLGFILLIIGASRHMYPVRFFLINRLTRYVGKVSYSAYLTHFGVLFWMDRVIPQQLIPVHSVLTNMLNFHLKFLLIVLITVLISTVTYRLIEEPVQQFGKRFLRRRVDREVLVAA; this is encoded by the coding sequence ATGAAATTCGCCTACATTGATGCTTTACGCGGTGTGGCCATTCTGAGTGTGATCTGGTTCCATTGCCACCTTTATCACTACAGCGATCCAGCCTTTTATTCGCTTATGGACACGTTAGGGTCGCCAGCGGCCATGGGCGTTCAACTGTTTTTTGTGCTAAGTGCTTTCACGCTTTTTCTGTCCCAGAGCCAACGCAAAGACACCGAACATGCGCGGTTTAATTTTTTCATCCGGCGCTTCTTCCGCATTGCACCCATGTATTACGTGGCGATGGCGTATTATCTGTGGCAGGATGCTTACTCTTACCAGCAATCGCTGTCTACTACAATCGCCTACAATAAGTATGGTATTATAGCCAATTCGCTTCTGCTGCACGGTCTGAGTCCGGTCTGGATAAATAGCATTATTCCGGGCGGCTGGTCAGTTGGCATTGAAGTATTGTTCTACGCAATGGTACCGTATCTGTTCACGCGGATCACCACCCTAAACCGGGCCGTTCTTTTCACCACTGCTGCATTGCTGGGCGGTTTTGTGTTCACATCGGCATTGTCGCAGGTTCCAGCCATCCAAGCGAACAGGCAGCTGAACGAATACCTCTTTTATTACCTGCCGTACCAATTACCCGTCTTTGGGTGTGGTATCGTTGCCTATTATCTGGTCATTCGGGGAGAACGACATATTCGTCTAGGGGTAGCCATCTTCGCGATTGGTGTACTGGCTTTCCTGATTCTCAGCAAAACCGTTGGCAAATTATTTATTCCAGACCTACCCCATACCCTGCATCTATTTGGTAGCCTTGGTTTCATTCTGCTTATTATCGGCGCATCCAGGCATATGTACCCGGTCCGGTTTTTCCTGATCAACCGCCTTACCCGATACGTTGGTAAGGTCAGTTATAGTGCCTACCTGACCCATTTTGGCGTTTTGTTCTGGATGGATCGGGTAATTCCTCAGCAACTCATACCGGTGCATAGCGTTCTGACAAATATGCTTAACTTTCACCTCAAGTTCCTGCTGATCGTCTTGATAACGGTGCTGATTTCGACCGTCACGTATCGTCTGATCGAGGAACCCGTTCAGCAGTTTGGCAAGCGTTTTTTGCGCCGACGCGTCGACCGGGAAGTTCTCGTAGCGGCTTAA